Below is a genomic region from Flavobacterium ginsengisoli.
TCTTATTTTGGAAACTATCGTTGAGCTAATTCCTTTACATGAGTTTGAATTTTTAAGTGAAATTAATTATTTGCTTGCTGGAGATTCTACTATTAAGGATTAACTAAAAAACCCTTTTCTAAAGTTTAGAAAAGGGTTTTTATTTTATTTAAAGAAGTTCGTTTTACATTGCCACAATAATAAACTCGCTTCGTCTATTTTGCATGTGCTGTTTTTCTGTACATTTTACTCCATCTGCACATTTGTTTACTAATTGCGTTTCGCCATAACCTTTTGCTGTTAGTCTGTCTTCGCTGATTCCTTTTTGAATTAGCCAATTTTTGGTTGATTGTGCTCTTTTTTCTGAAAGAATCTGATTGCTCTCTGAAGAAGACCGGCTATCGGTATGAGAACGAATATCAAGTTTCATTGTTGGATATTCGTTTAAAAGATTCACCACTTTCATTAACTGCGGTTCTGATGTTTTCTTGATGGTTGCTTTACCCAAATCAAAGAAATTCATAGGCAGGTTTAATAGTTTTGCAATATCTACACCTACTCTTATAGAACCTACTTTTACCGGGCTTATCGCGACTTTTTTGATTGCTACCGTTTTTGCCGCAAGAGGTTTGAAAACTTTATTTAATGCAATTAATTGAGTAGTTTCTCCTTTTTCTTTACTAATAGTTACTACAACTTCTTTGGCATTGTAATCATTCTTAGCTGTTCTAATGGTATATTTTTTACCACATCTTAAATCAGGAAAAAGATAATTTCCTTTTTCGTCTGTTGTAATTGTTCCAACTGGATCAAATTTTTCATTAAAAAGAGTCAGAGAAGTATTCGCTAAGATTTCGTTTGATTCTGCATCAGTAACATTTCCAGATAAATTTTGTTCGCAGATTAATCTTCTAGTTTCTGTAAATCTGTAAATATCATCCATCCCTAGTCCGTTTTCTCTGTTTGAAGAAAAATAACCGCTTCTGGTTTTACTATCAATGCTAAAAGCAAAATCGTCTTGTTTGCTATTTACAGGTTCTCCAACATTTAGAACGTCATCATAAGTTCCGTTGGCTTTTATACGAGAAGCAAAAACATCCAATCCGCCTAAACCTGGACGTCCGTCAGAAGCAAAATACAATTCGTTGTCTCCAGAAATAAAAGGAAAAGTTTCTCTTGCTTCTGTATTAATTGTTGGTCCAAGATTTTCTGGCGTACCGAAAGTTCCGTCTTCATTGATCGCTACTTTATAAATATCCGATTGTCCTAAAGTTCCCGGCATATCTGATGCAAAATAAAGTGTTTTTTCGTCTACGCTTAAAGCAGGATGTGCCGTGCTGTATTGATCGCTATTGAACGGAAGTTCTGCAACATTTTTCCATTCGTTATCGATAAATTCTGCTTTGTACAATTTTAATAAGGTTACGTTTTTGTCGTTGCTACGTCTTTTGCCATCTGTGAAATTATTTCGGGTAAAATACATAGTGCGTCCGTCTTTTGTAAAAATTGGACTTGACTCATTAAAATTGTCTTTTTTTCTTTTTACTAAAAGTTCTGGCTTTCCAACACTTCCATCTGGCATTAAATCGGCTGTATATAATCTAGAGAAAGATCTGTTTGTCCATTGAAAGTTGGATTTCACGACTCCGCCTGTATCGCGCGCAGATGTAAAAACGATTTTATTGTTGTAAACTACACTTCCGTAATCTGAATATCTAGAATTAACTCCAGCATCGGCTATTTGAAATCGGCCTGAGTTTTCTTTTATATCTTCTAAATAATTTTTGTCTTTTCTAATAAGATCTGCCCTTTTCTCTGCAGTTGCTTTCTGATTGAATTTCTGCAAAATCTCATCAGATCTTCGATAATCTCCTGCCGATTTTAATGATTGGGCATATCTGTACAAATATTCAGCTTCTTGGTTTTCGTTTATCACGAATAATTGCTCATACCATTTTAATGCATTTTTTAACTCTCCATTAAAATAATATGAATTGGCTAAACGCTGAATTACACCTTCATTAGTAGTTTCTGAATTTACCAATGTCTCGTATACTTTTATAGCATCTGCGTAAGCGTACTCTTCGTATTTTTTATCTGCATATTTTATGTTCATTGTAGTAAATGGATTTTGTGCATTTACATTTGAAATAAAACTAAACAGTAAAAAGATCAATATTAATTTTCTAGCTTTCATAGGTTGTATTAAAAGAATCTTGGGGATATCATTTTATTGTAATTATTAAAGAACTCGAATCTTAAGAAAATCTCATGAGATCCAGAATTGTATTTTCTTAATTGTGTGGTTTCATGATCGTAACCGTAACCTATATACATTCCTTTTGATACCTGAAATCCAGCCATTGCACTAACAGATGCACTCCAACGGTAAGCAAGTCCTAAAACAAATTTATCATTGAACATAAAATTTCCTGAAACATCGACTTGCAAAGGAGCTCCTTCTACCATTTTGGTCATTAAAGCGGGTTTGAATTTTATGTACTCTAAACGGTCTAGATTAAATACATAACCTGCTATTAAATAATAATTGATTTTTTCTTTAAAAATAGCTACATCATCTGAGTCATAACGGTTGGTTTCGATAAAATTAGGAACCGATAATCCTACATATGCTCTGTCTGAATGAAAATAAAGTCCAGCTCCAACATTTGGCGAGAATTTATTTTTAAGATTCT
It encodes:
- a CDS encoding OmpA family protein, which encodes MKARKLILIFLLFSFISNVNAQNPFTTMNIKYADKKYEEYAYADAIKVYETLVNSETTNEGVIQRLANSYYFNGELKNALKWYEQLFVINENQEAEYLYRYAQSLKSAGDYRRSDEILQKFNQKATAEKRADLIRKDKNYLEDIKENSGRFQIADAGVNSRYSDYGSVVYNNKIVFTSARDTGGVVKSNFQWTNRSFSRLYTADLMPDGSVGKPELLVKRKKDNFNESSPIFTKDGRTMYFTRNNFTDGKRRSNDKNVTLLKLYKAEFIDNEWKNVAELPFNSDQYSTAHPALSVDEKTLYFASDMPGTLGQSDIYKVAINEDGTFGTPENLGPTINTEARETFPFISGDNELYFASDGRPGLGGLDVFASRIKANGTYDDVLNVGEPVNSKQDDFAFSIDSKTRSGYFSSNRENGLGMDDIYRFTETRRLICEQNLSGNVTDAESNEILANTSLTLFNEKFDPVGTITTDEKGNYLFPDLRCGKKYTIRTAKNDYNAKEVVVTISKEKGETTQLIALNKVFKPLAAKTVAIKKVAISPVKVGSIRVGVDIAKLLNLPMNFFDLGKATIKKTSEPQLMKVVNLLNEYPTMKLDIRSHTDSRSSSESNQILSEKRAQSTKNWLIQKGISEDRLTAKGYGETQLVNKCADGVKCTEKQHMQNRRSEFIIVAM
- a CDS encoding PorP/SprF family type IX secretion system membrane protein → MKKLILVFMFFSIVSHAQQDAQYTQYMYNTIEVNPAYAGSRGALSVFGLYRTQWVGLDGAPETSTFSVNTPLKNSDLGLGVSLVNDKIGPTVENTLSADLSYTIPTSDTWNLSFGIKGTANLFNIDINKLSYEDQDDPQFQNLKNKFSPNVGAGLYFHSDRAYVGLSVPNFIETNRYDSDDVAIFKEKINYYLIAGYVFNLDRLEYIKFKPALMTKMVEGAPLQVDVSGNFMFNDKFVLGLAYRWSASVSAMAGFQVSKGMYIGYGYDHETTQLRKYNSGSHEIFLRFEFFNNYNKMISPRFF